In Ananas comosus cultivar F153 linkage group 10, ASM154086v1, whole genome shotgun sequence, the following proteins share a genomic window:
- the LOC109716768 gene encoding uncharacterized protein LOC109716768 codes for MADSGNPKRARGEEEDEEGERGEAKRLRAEELLEILDGDDAAAAEELASVMRSFEEEIAAASPPPPRSAAAEVAGDGREMDLGYLLEASDDELGLPPTTTTTTTTTTTTTASTVTTTTVTEDSEAAAAEEDGGVGSGGLGLGLGFGEMWGFEDEIGGCYEGFGFGMSDAAEEAPEHHAGGGGGGGGGVVVLGFDGGLFDYSDVVCGPSDLADLSWRSESLPAV; via the coding sequence ATGGCGGATTCGGGAAACCCTAAGAGGGcgaggggggaggaggaggatgaggaaggGGAGAGAGGGGAGGCGAAGAGGCTCAGGGCGGAGGAGCTCCTCGAGATCCTcgacggcgacgacgccgccgcggcggaggagctCGCGTCCGTGATGCGGAGCTTCGAGGAGGAGATCGCGGCGGCttcgcccccgccgccgcgatcggcggcggcggaggttgCCGGAGATGGGAGGGAGATGGATCTGGGGTACCTGTTGGAGGCCTCCGACGACGAGCTCGGCCtccctccgacgacgacgaccaccaccaccaccaccaccaccaccaccgcctcAACGGTGACGACGACGACCGTGACGGAGGATTctgaggcggcggcggcggaggaggatggGGGAGTAGGGTCGgggggattagggttagggttagggtttggggagatgtggggattcgaggaCGAGATCGGGGGGTGCTACGAGGGCTTCGGGTTCGGGATGAGcgacgcggcggaggaggcgccgGAGCACCACgccggcgggggcggcggcggcggcggcggggtggTGGTTTTAGGGTTTGATGGGGGGCTCTTCGATTACTCCGACGTGGTCTGTGGACCGTCCGATCTCGCCGATCTCTCCTGGCGATCGGAGTCGCTCCCCGCCGTCTGA